The DNA window CACAGACCAGAGGAGGTGGTGAGGTTTCCATGCGTCCATACGAAATCATGGTCATTCTTGACCCCACGCTCGACGAGCGAACCGTTGCCCCGTCCTTGGAGACGTTCCTCAACGTCGTCCGCAAGGATGGTGGATCCGTCGACAAGGTCGACATCTGGGGCCGGCGCCGCCTGGCCTACGAGATCGCCAAGCACGCCGAAGGCATCTATGTCGTCGTCGA is part of the Mycobacterium mantenii genome and encodes:
- the rpsF gene encoding 30S ribosomal protein S6; amino-acid sequence: MRPYEIMVILDPTLDERTVAPSLETFLNVVRKDGGSVDKVDIWGRRRLAYEIAKHAEGIYVVVDLKAEPATVSELDRQLSLNESVLRTKVMRTDKH